In the genome of Dyadobacter fermentans DSM 18053, the window ATCCGGCTGTTTCTGCCTGAAATTAACCTACAACAACCGCGGCAATACAGCCTGTCGAGCGCACCGAACGGTGAATTCTACCGCATTTCGGTGAAACGCGAGGCCGGCAGCGTGCATCCCGACGGTATGATCAGCAACCGCCTGCACGATTTCGTCGAGCCCGGCGACGTGGTGGACCTGTCGGCCCCTTCGGGCAATTTCACATTGCAGGCAGAAAGCGGAAGACCAAAAGTATTCATCAGCGGCGGTGTCGGACAAACGCCATTGATCTCAATGCTCGAAGCCCTCGTACGTGCAGACGCCACCACGCCCATTACCTGGGTACACGGATGCCGTAACGAGCAGGTTCATGCATTCAAAACCGACCTGCAAGCCATTTCCGACCAGGTGGCACACGTTGAAAAACACTTTTTCTACGATTCGGCCGAGCAGCTTTCGGCGAATGAATACCTCGGCTGGGTGTCGCTGGACCAGCTCCCTGCCGAAGCCCTGCACGCCGATGCGGAATATTACATTTGCGGGCCGGGCGCGTTCATTCGCCAGCATTACCGTTTCCTCGTCGATCGTGGCATTGACCAATCGAACATTCATTTCGAAGAATTCGGGCCATTATCGCTGTCGCTGAACTAACCGTGCAAGGGGCTTCGGCCCCTTGTTACCATCGTTCCTCCGCAATTTCCTTTTCCAGCCGGGCATTCACATCGACCCGCGCATCCAGGAATACAAACACCACCGTTCCATGCTCCCGGGCAAAGCGGTTCGTCACCGAATCTGCCGCGTAACCGGTTGCGAACAGCGGACCCGTTTCCTTCATCTCTTCCTCTCGTTCGCCGCCGGTTTTAACCCTGATCAGGTGCTTGTACCGTTGGTTCAGGTCGAACCAGTTCACATAATCCGCATTGAAAGTGACCGCCTTTACGCCCATTTTCGAGTAATAGTTGATCGCCCCGGCCTGGCCGTAATTGTCGCAGAGCACGATCGTACTTTCCGGGTCCGGTGCGGCGGCGTAGGCCGCATCCACTTTGGCTGCCAGCTCACGCCAGCCCAGCATATCGGCAAAATCCTGCGGAAGCTGGTGATCCTTCCCATCCTCCCAGCGCAGCAACCCCAGCTTCCGGTAAGGCTCGG includes:
- the hmpA gene encoding NO-inducible flavohemoprotein; protein product: MSPQQKELVKATVPVLKEHGVLLTTHFYNRMFTHNPELKHLFNMGNQQNKRQQTALAMAVLAYAENIENPAVLLPVVDTIGHKHASLHIRPEHYAIVGRHLIASIGEVLGDAATPELLEAWTIAYNQLAALMSGHEQKLYDQKVALPGGWSGWRPFVVRKKVKESEEITSFYLYPVDGGAVADFQPGQYISIRLFLPEINLQQPRQYSLSSAPNGEFYRISVKREAGSVHPDGMISNRLHDFVEPGDVVDLSAPSGNFTLQAESGRPKVFISGGVGQTPLISMLEALVRADATTPITWVHGCRNEQVHAFKTDLQAISDQVAHVEKHFFYDSAEQLSANEYLGWVSLDQLPAEALHADAEYYICGPGAFIRQHYRFLVDRGIDQSNIHFEEFGPLSLSLN